A single genomic interval of Daucus carota subsp. sativus chromosome 1, DH1 v3.0, whole genome shotgun sequence harbors:
- the LOC108204536 gene encoding uncharacterized protein LOC108204536, producing the protein MEGPPATMPAPLLLLRNIVTSFFLYADKSLLNLEHRYKFLASLRYILISAFFFLLNIFSHEYSKNVSKTSKNIPAARTYPGDTGISRALTQLLSIMNDVPVSSRKYEIVRTLSEKVLDGNMSECHAPLEEINVVVLSAAFSRTLLQLESRVAVIEDDSEIIEGAKGNFSKLSRVARAVWYCLEAAWSRMGMSEVNKGGKSAEKLAAEVLWLAQKLAQCGNVEEAVERWGSANKLAWLALSAEPRLQGSLVKVSVFLLKQAKDIGNDKEDDEGNRERHKQTKIKLLMSWLPLLCRATNGTDTPLLSFSEKGEIERVLEVIIEALNNEEQEKILSLWLHHYIHCPTSDWPNLQDCYSRWCNSSRRLLILQ; encoded by the exons CACCTCCTTCTTTTTATACGCCGATAAATCTCTCCTTAATCTCGAACACCGCTACAAATTTCTCGCTTCCCTCCGTTACATCCTTATCTCCGCCTTCTTTTTCTTGCTGAATATCTTTTCTCATGAATATTCGAAAAATGTTTCGAAAACGAGTAAAAATATACCGGCCGCCCGGACGTATCCGGGCGACACGGGTATTTCACGGGCACTCACACAGTTGCTGTCTATAATGAACGATGTTCCGGTGAGTTCTAGAAAGTACGAGATTGTTCGGACGTTGTCGGAGAAAGTACTTGATGGAAATATGTCAGAATGTCACGCGCCTCTCGAGGAAATTAATGTTGTTGTACTTTCGGCGGCGTTTTCGAGGACGTTATTACAGCTGGAAAGTAGGGTTGCGGTAATCGAGGATGATTCTGAAATAATTGAGGGGGCAAAAGGTAATTTTAGTAAGTTGAGCCGTGTGGCGCGAGCCGTGTGGTATTGTTTGGAGGCGGCTTGGAGCCGGATGGGGATGAGCGAAGTGAATAAGGGGGGAAAGTCGGCGGAGAAGCTGGCGGCTGAGGTGCTTTGGCTGGCTCAGAAGCTGGCTCAGTGTGGGAATGTTGAGGAAGCTGTGGAGCGGTGGGGTTCGGCTAATAAGTTGGCTTGGCTCGCTTTGTCGGCTGAGCCGAGGTTACAGGGTTCTCTTGTCAAAGTTTCAG TGTTTTTACTTAAACAAGCGAAAGATATCGGAAACGACAAAGAAGATGATGAAGGAAACAGAGAGAGACACAAGCAAACAAAGATAAAGTTGTTGATGTCCTGGCTACCATTGTTATGTAGAGCTACCAATGGCACAGATACCCCGTTGTTGAGCTTTAGTGAGAAAGGTGAGATAGAAAGAGTCTTGGAGGTGATCATAGAAGCTTTAAATAACGAAGAACAAGAAAAGATATTGTCTCTTTGGCTACATCATTATATCCACTGTCCCACCTCCGACTGGCCTAACCTCCAGGATTGCTATTCACGGTGGTGCAACAGTTCAAGGAGACTCTTAATCCTTCAGTAA